Sequence from the Diorhabda carinulata isolate Delta chromosome 5, icDioCari1.1, whole genome shotgun sequence genome:
CGGAATCACATACAAATCACCGTTTCCGTAGGTAATCTGcaattattttagttaattaATGAGCagattttctaattataaaacGGTTGAGATTCGAGCAATGTTGCCGAATCCTATATCAATAATTCTATAGTTAACATAATGTGTTAAAGTTAAACTAACTACTAAAAATTACTTGCTAAAATGCCTCAAATATAACTATCCATTTTTTTAACTATCAACCTCGTATAGAacacataaaaataaagtatcCATAGAAAAAGTATAGGGTATCTCACGTCATTTTTCTTCCTTACTTGATATAACAAATTTCTTTACTCGTTAGAACTATTTCTGTATTGTATCTGACTTGTACAATTAAACTATTACCATACACAGAAATAATGGATTttctttgaagtatttttttttgtttcagttacGAGGGCGACTGGACAAACTATTAAAACAAGTTATGTATGTCCCACAGGATTTCATTCAATAAAACGAAACTGTTATTATTTCGGAAATGAACAAGTCACGTGGACAAACGCTCGATTTCAGTGCGAAGCTTCAAACAGTACTTTACTAGTATTCGACTCCTTGAAAGAAGAAAATCTTCTCAAAGGATTTATCATTCAAGATAATAATCGAACAATTAGTGAGTTTATTTTTCATAGTAGATTCAATAATacgtaaattttgaaatatgtctAAATATAAGGACAAGTCCGagtttttgaatgaaaatcacAGGTTTTTGGGTACAAATCATTTAATGCTTCAGATTCTTTTCCTCTGAATTATGTGCAATAtctacaacatttttttcaaatttcatccATTTCAAAAAGTAAGGTTTGTCGAAGCTTTTGTGAGATCATTTCATTGCTACGGGCAAATTTCTCTCTGCAAAATAATTTCACCTAGTTTGGGGATAAAACGGGAGATTAAGGTGAATGAGTGAACGATTCGTAGTACAATTTAtgctttttttttcgaatttggaCCACTAAAAATACGTTCacaacttttccagcagatttttggacactaaacttcttaggtcttggagaaccagagtgtcgccattccatcgattgttgctttgtttctggatcatagaaatgtacccaagtctcatccatagtaacaattcggttcaagaagtctacatcgttttcaaatcgagaaCAGATCGAACGTgatgcttctacccttacaCGCTTTTAGTcgacattcaaacatttggggatccattttgcagcaatttttatcatgtccaaattgacgtgaacaaTATGacgaacgcgttcgtatgaaatattcagtgcgtcccgatcggtcatcatcttcaatagaaaatttacctgtTTTAAAGCATGCAGTCCAagttttcacggtcgcatacgaaggacatttaTCACCAAGGGGATTAAGTATATCTTCGTAactctgcttacctcttaacccttttaaatacatgTACTTAATGATGACTTGATATTCAAATGACAtcctttttaacttttttaacgtcaaactttacattgaaacttctaataagttattgttcgttgctatggtaacgcaatattttgtttatgtatagAACTGGTCTACGCTAACTAgatatgaatacatttttaattattggcgcaaaaacagtttttgatttCTTAGATGCAGGTGTCCTGAATAGAGGACTCTATTTTCGTTTCTTGTGTAAAATGGTATACAAATTTCATATACTGTAACATGTTgacgaaaaaattcaaatgtgtCACGTTCAATAATATCATTGAATAAAAGTCATTGAACTCTAATATTAGAGAACTTTTGATCAGCATCAAGCAACCACGGCACACCGTTGTAGATAATTTCCTCATATATAATCTCTCATGACGAATATTGTACTCGCGTTGATTTCATATATTCACTCCATTATTTATTAGGTGTGCAGCAACATTCATgttgaaatatcatttttgaaaGCACTAAAAATCACTTGAGGGGACGAAACATTTCTTGTATAAAGTttacacaattttattttctcaattattcttgcacgtaaaaaataatgtgtaactgatattaaaaaaatatttctctgtaatagtaatgaaattaattttccagatatttataaaatttcgtttaaacCTACATCTTACTTATTAATTTTCAGGTCTCTCTGAAAAATGGATTGACGGTATCTATGactggaaacaaaaaatgtggaaatgGGGTCTTACTGGAAactttattaaacaaaatgCTTTCACCAAAGTTAAGAAGGGAGATAACTTCAAATGGAGTTGTATTGCTCTCAACAGCGCTAAAAACAATAAGTAAGGAACtaccaattattatttttatgatcatTATACATTCCaataattcaagaaaattgttgaaatattttggaGCTTTCATTTCGAAACGAACGATGCTCGTCAGCGTTCAaagttaaaatttatgaatttttttggcgCTATAATAAATACTCACATCACAATTTTCTTTCATTAGGTGCCATATTGAATGTTATTTGcaattattcaagaaaatttggGAAATTTTGGATCTTTCATTTTAAAACCAACGATGCGCATtagggtgattccgttctaactgtgattttttgtattcaaaatttcaagattttaaaatttaacttttctaacttttttatgcatattattcatctattttactgtaaaaataaaactctaagaggaatttactacaacttcaaagtatcacgagcaagacacaaatgtcggattttgagttccacggtactgactcatttatccacggtactgacatggtaacttaagatattaaacaacaagtgcatcaattttcctcagtttgatcataaacattagaatttataaggtaattagtttaaatcatttgttacgacaaaaaaaattaataatttatcggtaaattctaggaatggacatgacacggtactgacatggtaacttaagatattaaacaacaagtgcatcaattttcctcagtttgatcataaacattagaatttataaggtaattagtttaaatcatttgttacgacaaaaaaaattaataatttatcggtaaattctaggaatggacatgacacggtactgacattcaagtgatgtagtataagttttctttaagtggcaagttatattgtataaaaataatgtttaaatatcttaagaattattcaattaacacaaaatttttattaattgattattaattaatgactagtacaaaaaaacaatacaggacattgaatatcacagttagaacggaatcacccattaACTCATGAacgtaaaatttattattttttttctcaaattatacaaaataactGTCAATATTTTCcgttaattgttttttttaattaggtgAACTCTATAATAGTTGTTtgatttttcgtattttttggCCCATCGGTTCAGAATTGCGAATTACGTACTAAAACAAATgtttaaaagatttttattaatctaaTCTAAATTTTTTCTAGTAAAATCATGTAACCTATTATAACGTCACTATATATATTctctatcaacatttttttcgcaaaagttcaatttattttgtaaaaaatattcgtGGTATTTATTTCCGTCAGACCTATgtattcaaaaatgaattttttccaattactcactacaattttacaattttcgatATTAGGATGTTCTAATCACAAGAACCTTCACTATGGAAATCAGACACATGTAGGTCAACATTCATGTAAATATTACCCCTGTAAGATATGAAAACCACTTTTTGAATCTTTGtgaatatcattttgaaaaggGTCGTCATTACATATAATATTTCCCCCACTAATATTACAAATTCACTTTGTTCTTAGATCccatttttggtgaaaattttgtGCTGCGTTTATCTATATAAGGGCATTGAATAGGAGAGAAggaagtgaaaataaaaagtttcccTCTTTTCAACACCGCCGAATAAGGAAATACTTGAAATACTCAATTCAAATGAGATTGATTGAACAgctttaattatttaaattataattgcACCGATCGAAGATttataaattagttttcaaGACTTGATTAGTAATGTCCAAAGTACTGTTCAATACATTTTAATCTCGATTTTGTTACTAATTATTCTATGAGTGCTTTTTGTTATAGGTGGGTAGCTCGAAGATGTACAGAAAAAAAGTCCTACATATGTAAAACGCAAACGAATATATTCGTGgaattcaaattatacaataaacggaagaaaaacttcaatataaCTAAATGCAACAGTCACTTGCCGTtggataattttgaaaaaagaagatgTAATAGATTACTTGGTAGATCTAATGACGAACCATCAGAAAGTGagtagaaatttcattttgaacttacaaaaataaattagaaaaattaccaTCTGAGATGGAAGTGATcgcatattttttaagattatAGAGCTCGAAATATAGAGAGTAAAAATTTGGATTGAGAGACGAATTGGtatttttagactttttcaacaacaataaatgatattacACCCTATGCATAACATTACTACACAAGCGTGAAGTTTCATGCAGATGGGTCAACCCAATGATCCATTTACATCATGGAAGCTTCAGACGatagaaaaattagactatCATACACCAATCGAATTTTCAGTATAGGAGgttgtatcaataaaaaaaatatttaaatcgcAAAGGTATACagacagaaaataattcgaaaaaagcTGTTTGCTACCGAAAGtggttttatatgtttttaatacgagggccgttttttccaacctccgatcgctccgtgcaaaCGCCACGCCAACGTGCATGCGCTGCAGGCAACTGTGAAGCTTTAGCACTACATATTCCGCCATttttgacattcaggcgtcaatCGGCGTTGAGCAACATAAACGTCATTATTGATGCTCTcaccaagtgtgaattgcggaGTCTTATTCGTTCTCTACAGactgaaggccatagtgctgcagaaatctatcggagaatgagtcgtatatatggggaaaacttcataaGGGTTGGTGTTGTgtgtgaatggtgtcgaaagttcaaagatggccgtaataatgtgcatgatgaaggggatCAAGGACGCAAaactgtcgtttcagatgacctggttgaacgagttgacagaatggttgaACAAAACCGCTGATTCAACATTACTGCTTTAtatacggaatttccagaagtttcaagctCTGTTTTGTATTCTATTGTTACTGAAAGGTTTAGGCTttattggcggcaactttcagTGAAGAGGGTATTAAGAATATCTCAATCTCCTCTTGACTTTTATTTGTAGCCTATCGGATGTTGAGATAAACGGCCCTCATACGATCAATATGAAAGATATTCCAAAAGTTCATCAACGCTATAAACCTTAATCACCTCATACTCACAAATTCTCTTAGATAAATCAAAACTcttaaaaaatcgaatataataaaaattcagcAGCAACTGCCATTTATATAagataacaacaaaaaactcaCGTTTTGTTTTATCCCCTCACATACGAGAATAAAAGGAGACGAAGACGCAGACCTAGTCGCTAAAGAAGCTGTGAATATTGATAGTGCAGAGTGCGTGAACTGGTATCAAATTAACCCCAAAACATAAAGTGTTCAATGAATGGAAAAAGAAATTGTCAACGTCCACATACAAGCTTCGTAAAGTGCAGACTTCTTGAAACCATGGTCAGTGCTatcgaaaaatcgtttttcgCGTTTCCGTCTAGGCCATACGCGATTGACCCATAAATGTGAAAACTGCAAATTGACTTcaaaacacataatcgcagaGTGTCCATCTTTTATTACTTGGgataatatctgaaattttatgacAATATAACTCGGACAGATCTTTATCATGAactcaatttaataaattcttgTAAACGAAAAACTAATATTGATTTGTACTTAGAAAAATTTAATCGCTAATAATCAATATATGGTTAATCCGCAGTTGTAATAGAAAAACgctataaatcataaaaaaatacaggATATGATGATATGCAAGATCATTAATTAAGTGAAAACTTGTACATAACACTCAAAAAAATTAGTGCgtataaaaatgaagaaaaggaTTTTTTGTGTTGTTCTTTGGTCTACCAGAACgattttgaataaatacaaGTAACTAAGAGTGTTGCAAACGCAGTATTTCAGTTCTAAAGCGAGTTAATGTCCAGAAATTTAGAAAGTAGGGGTTAACTCATTAGAGTTTTGAAATCTAAAAGGAATTTTGATGGTGAAACTGATTAATTTGAGTATTATTGTAATTGTAAACTTTTTAATCAACCAGATGTGGAAATACGTGAAAGAAGACCTGGTTCATACAATGAAAAGTCATTTTCCATCAAGAACAGTTGAAAAAACTTccatattataattattaaaacatcATTTCAACAAAAGGATAAGTTTAGAGAGTGAATATTGAATAAGATAATGTCAAAACGAAGTAAATTGCACTAACGGAAAGAAATGTGTATTGAGAAGTGTAActgtttgtaatattttttaaactcacCAAAGGAATGCTACAATATTTTCACTGAAAAATTGCAAATACCGTAAATATGTAAATTGTAGGGATTGGTGGCTGAGGAAATTGATTGGAACTCTTATTATGCATTTTTAAACCTTGTGGATATTAGTAATCATCCAATTTCCAATCGCTTGTAAGTATCTTGAAAATGAGATGCAATAATATCACTATTTTTTAAGTTGATTGGAGATTGCCgcatgaaaaaacattttttaaaataatattatctatcaactataattttgttcattaaaatttttaaatgaatcttattcacaaaaataaatgtaattagaacttaattaaatatattcagCTCTGCAGAATTTTCAGTTTAATGAACCTTAAAACACTTATTATAACTCTATTGGAGTCAACTGAAAGGTGTGCCTAATGTTATATAATTACGCATTTATAGATTATGTTCATAACGCCGGTCGCTAGGTGCAttacttcaataaattattggattatcaaatagaaaattatcgtTAATCCGGCAGATTATTCGCCCTATTCGGGTTCACTTTAAGTACTTTTTCTGTCTTTATTCATCCTCTCCTCAATAATTTGCATTAACTTTGTAATCATTTTATCCTCTTTCcatgcattttttttaaattacgatCACAAAATTCTCTGCTTTTTAGTGCcatattataaaatgattttgaatttcacttataaataaCTCTCCCAATAATGCCATGATTACAGTACAAAATGGCGTTCACGCTGCTATGCGTCCGCGACGAAGTCGCTGCGCGTGCGTTGCGTGATCATTGCGAGTCCGCTTCGCTTTGAATATGCTCGCAATCCACTAGTATGATAAGACCCTAAGTCTACAAGAAATATGTGCACAATTACTTAATAGACATGCCCTTTTGTGGAATAgcattttcttgaataaaattaagTACTTTTGTagtacttttgaaaatttttggaagaGACAGACGTAagtaattttcatataatatatatttctagtAGTAGAATAGAAAAgttgaatattaatattagaacAACTGAAACTGTGTAATAAGACCGAGGATACGGCACGCGTACGACAAAGCAGTTAGCTCTTGAGaaactaagctggaatttctggaaccgttgacgATATTCATgttgaacacactatttacgcCACCACTACACAAAAACTCAtaataattacactgtctgacgagcgtatcgataaccaagttatcgtcttcagagactgaaggtaaactaaaatctaataacttgacttacctgttttatactaaattttcccaccaataaaccttctcccatGAAAATGAATTCAAGTGGAAAAAAACTCCTGGGCgggaatattcatgtttattctttgactactaaactaaagAGTGGGCTGttaggaattggccctttgtccctatttaagctactcttacatctagcaaatttcaatgctttcaaatgcatccaacaatttattattgaatactttttacattattaatattcatttcttGCTTTTGACTTGCAGCGGGATCGGTAATATTCTCTTGTAACATAGCGCGTCATTCTATCTTTAGGATATTTTTCACCGTTTCACATCATTTTTTAATCCTAAAGACAAAAATTCTATGTTCAGAAAACATACGGACAGCTCCATCTATACATAATATGTTACAATGTGATGTGATGATGActaattgtttcaatttataaaaagatCAGCAGAAGTAAAGTCAGTaggtaaatgaaaaataacttaaattgaTCCTAATACCTTCATACCTTTTTAGTATAGGCCTTGTTGAAGTTGAGCTATTTCGTGAGCTCGTATTTCCACGGATgttcacattttttcttttcttgtgCTTTATTTTCTGTCATtcttttccttgttttttaCCTGACATCCATATTTCTACTATTCAGGTCCTCCTTGGacttttttccttgtttttttaaattcgtgCTCCATACATCTTCTTTATCAATTCTTTATCAACGTAGCCAAACCATTTAAGTTGTCCCCAACCAAGGTTTAGTACACATCTCGATCCTGTTGTTTCGAGCATATTCGACAcacattattatatataaaaatagtggaaaaaatGCGTTGTAATTTTCCTGGTATGTTAGTACGTCGTTAGTCTATCAAAAGTGAACTGGATTGCATTCTTGGCacattatctaaataaataaatctcgTATAGAAAATATTGCTAACGATTAACTTGTGGGttttttgttatactttttggaatgttactataataaatattggaGAAATATACCGTATGCTCGTGACAAAATAGTACACGTTGAAATAATGTATATATTAGGTTATATAAGTAATTTATTGACTGACATTGAATATTAAAAGTATTGACTTCATACAACctaatggaaaattttcaattccctctatcatttctcaaattttatttataataattcacggAATTGGCGTagctaataaaaattttatgatgcAGACGTCCCCTAGAAACTCATAACTGATTAACGTTCACacattgtaaaattttgttcGGAAAATAAAACTTGCTTCTCGGCACCCACTGTCAGCAAAAGAAAATTACGATTTTTGTGTATTAACTTATATCTATTGCATTATTTTTGACTCTTAGAATACGTTTCATTCAACCaaataaattgttggaaaaaacttttttgccACCCCTCATGAAGTGATTTTATATTTGCTACATGAAGATTGTCAAATCTAAAAAGTGATACCAGTGTATATCATTAGGGGTGACACTGAGATTTAAGTCTTCTACTCGTATATTCGTTTGGATTCACTTCTACCActtaattcaatataaaaattaactgTCTCATCGACATAACCTCTGTTTTGCTATAATCAGACTGAAAGACTTTCGAAACAGTTTCAATGAAGCACTAGAAGCATTTAAGACGTTTGCTGCTAAATTCAATGAGAAGATGAGGCGGCCTCAGAATCGATGTTCTGAAAGATTTGTTGATTGAACCTTATTTCAAATCAAGCTGAAAATGAAACGTTTCCACTAACATAGATTACTTGcgaataagtttttttaaagttaatCAAGACCAGATTGAGAGTAACAATGACTGATGACAATTCAGAAATATTCGTCCTGATGCACACGGACAGTCACATATTGATTAATAATGACTCAAGTTCCGTTCCAGAAAAACTTCCAATGTTCTGAAAAGAAAAGACTTTtaattgtctaaaaaaaaattgaatccagGTTTGATGGTTGTGGTCTGGTTTTACAATTGTCTTATTTAagagtttttctaaaatttttcatcattatttcaagAATGCCAACAGTTTTTCTTTCATGTTCCTTAATTTAACTTAGAAATTAGttgttgttttatatgaaaaatgttcagaattagttttatattgaaaagttgTGAGTTTGGTTGTAAAATTAGAGAAACTAATTTTACGCACTCACAGCCCTTAATTGGAGACAccttttaaatgttttttggaGGTCTTTGTAAGTtttgaacataaataaatagtaaaacgTTATCGTCTATAGTTACTTTACATCCTACACTCTTCCTATGGCAGAAGGAAAATCCAGACTTGATATTCACCATGTATCGAAAGCTCTTAAGAGCACAGACTTTGGGTTTTCAGTTCTAAAACGTTCGAGAACGTCTTATATTGGATCAAAGCTGGAAATAACGAGCAAGCAATAAGGCTAATATGTATCTCTTTCTGAG
This genomic interval carries:
- the LOC130894088 gene encoding uncharacterized protein LOC130894088 isoform X2, coding for MYILVILVVFLTVTRATGQTIKTSYVCPTGFHSIKRNCYYFGNEQVTWTNARFQCEASNSTLLVFDSLKEENLLKGFIIQDNNRTISLSEKWIDGIYDWKQKMWKWGLTGNFIKQNAFTKVKKGDNFKWSCIALNSAKNNKWVARRCTEKKSYICKTQTNIFVEFKLYNKRKKNFNITKCNSHLPLDNFEKRRCNRLLGRSNDEPSEMIRKNSTKPHSRKHRFDGWICPSHMISLANRCYLFSTKETTWTDAHFECKRNRSKLAIIRNRNQDRNLRMFANNFIERHERWIGGIYNWKSSKWIWAVSGQSISYNGFNIQAMQNRTTDSLKWNGIFLDPAYDNQWNAAKLTEKKKFICQVQAKGVKNIGRRKKKLADATITILKNKK